One Thalassoroseus pseudoceratinae DNA window includes the following coding sequences:
- a CDS encoding ATP-binding protein, giving the protein MTEFESFLDEKKSELLKHFEFAVESVFSQLQSSWTKAGTSSEIVEAVRGDSVEDARRFAEQLRRAKEEAVAADAAKSEFLASMSHEIRTPMTAIIGYIDHLLDDREENTTRKERRQILKTVRKHADYLLEIINDILDLAKIESGRLTVEKTTVFVPKLVTEVIDLLEVRAEERGLELQSKVEGSIPERIESDPIRLKQILINLVGNAIKFTESGSVRIVGQCLGMDSRCPLLSLAVIDTGIGISDEAMKQIFEPFRQADNSTTRKYGGSGLGLTISKRLALMLGGDLHVTSQAGQGSTFRLTVSTGSLDLTNQVTSLVAPPEQSGVLQRPTLGSLAGMRILLVDDAPDNKVIISKFLEKQDAAVVQAGDGREAIEKIQLAEKTEKWPFDVVLMDLQMPVLDGTEATRRLRSAGYRRPIIALTANAMRGNEEECLKAGFNEVATKPIDRESLVNRLQTFGPTL; this is encoded by the coding sequence ATGACGGAATTCGAATCGTTTCTGGACGAAAAAAAATCGGAATTGTTGAAACACTTCGAGTTCGCTGTGGAAAGTGTGTTCTCACAACTCCAATCCTCCTGGACGAAAGCCGGCACAAGTTCCGAAATTGTGGAAGCGGTGCGTGGCGATTCGGTTGAGGACGCCCGTCGGTTTGCGGAACAGCTTCGCCGAGCCAAAGAAGAGGCCGTCGCCGCCGACGCCGCCAAAAGCGAATTCTTAGCCAGCATGAGTCATGAAATTCGCACGCCGATGACCGCCATCATTGGATACATTGACCATTTGCTGGACGATCGTGAAGAGAATACCACGCGGAAAGAACGGCGACAGATTTTGAAAACGGTCCGGAAACACGCGGACTATTTGCTGGAGATTATCAACGATATTCTCGATTTGGCGAAAATCGAATCTGGTCGGCTGACGGTCGAAAAGACAACGGTTTTCGTTCCCAAACTCGTCACCGAAGTGATCGACCTGTTAGAGGTTCGGGCCGAGGAACGAGGTCTCGAATTGCAGTCGAAAGTCGAGGGAAGCATCCCGGAACGCATTGAGTCGGACCCGATCCGTCTGAAACAGATTCTGATCAACCTCGTCGGCAACGCAATTAAGTTCACAGAATCGGGGAGCGTGCGGATTGTCGGTCAGTGTTTGGGGATGGATTCTCGTTGCCCGCTGCTATCGCTTGCCGTGATCGACACCGGAATCGGCATTTCCGATGAAGCGATGAAGCAAATCTTCGAACCCTTCCGGCAAGCGGACAACAGTACGACTCGCAAATACGGCGGAAGCGGGCTGGGACTGACCATAAGCAAGCGATTGGCTTTGATGCTCGGCGGCGATTTGCACGTCACGAGTCAGGCCGGGCAAGGCAGTACATTCCGGCTGACAGTTTCGACAGGATCGCTAGACCTTACGAACCAAGTGACTTCGCTAGTCGCCCCACCGGAGCAAAGTGGCGTGTTGCAGCGACCCACGCTTGGCTCACTGGCCGGCATGCGAATTCTGCTAGTCGACGACGCTCCCGATAATAAGGTGATTATCTCGAAGTTTCTGGAAAAGCAAGACGCCGCAGTGGTCCAGGCCGGTGATGGTCGCGAAGCGATCGAGAAAATCCAACTCGCGGAGAAGACGGAGAAATGGCCGTTCGACGTGGTCCTGATGGACTTGCAAATGCCGGTGCTCGACGGTACCGAAGCCACCCGGCGATTACGGTCGGCCGGCTATCGGCGACCAATCATCGCTCTGACCGCGAACGCCATGCGAGGCAATGAAGAGGAATGTTTGAAAGCCGGTTTCAACGAAGTCGCCACCAAGCCAATCGACCGCGAGAGCCTAGTCAATCGCCTACAAACTTTCGGGCCAACTTTGTAA
- a CDS encoding Hpt domain-containing protein — protein MSSENSSSNTNQALVFQRDDALDRAGDDLEIAQTVARMFLEHAPDWLRHLRQAITDSDWRNAQRMAHTIKSSGDNLGCHEVRQAAWSIESTIDASEQDALEPMIASLEHAIARCQPVLTEFSQSGKS, from the coding sequence ATGTCGTCGGAAAACTCATCATCGAACACGAACCAAGCCCTCGTGTTTCAACGCGACGATGCATTGGACCGAGCCGGGGACGATCTGGAAATTGCCCAAACGGTGGCACGAATGTTCTTGGAACACGCTCCCGACTGGCTGCGTCATTTACGACAAGCGATCACGGATTCGGACTGGCGAAATGCCCAACGCATGGCTCACACGATCAAGTCATCGGGAGATAACTTGGGGTGTCATGAAGTCCGACAAGCGGCGTGGTCCATCGAATCGACCATCGATGCCAGTGAACAGGACGCACTCGAACCAATGATTGCAAGTCTCGAACACGCCATCGCGCGGTGCCAACCAGTGCTGACCGAGTTTTCTCAATCCGGTAAGAGTTGA